Genomic DNA from Candidatus Kapaibacterium sp.:
TTCAACACCGTTCGTAGTGTCCTATCAGGCAGGAAGGTGGTCGTTGTCGACGATTCCATCGTTCGAGGCACAACCTCCAAGGCACTAATCCAGCTCATCCGCCAAGCTGGTCCCCGCGAAGTCCATTTGCGCGTTACCGCGCCACCGATCCGCTATCCATGCAAGTACGGCATGGACTTCCCCAGCTACGAGGAGCTGATTGCCAACTACTACGAAACTGAAGAAGAGATTGGCCAAGCCATCGGGGCCGACTCTCTACGCTACCTCTCGCTAGACAGCCTCCTCCTCTCCGTCCCACATGAGCCGGGGATCGGCTACTGCACCGCTTGCTTTACTGGCGAGTACCCCGTTGCAGTAGAGCCCGAGCTCAACAAGCGTGTCACAGAAGAGTAACATCTGGTGTGACATCTCTGCGGCTTGGTCTCCCAGTAGGTGCCCTCTTGCCTCTGCTCGCATTTCCTTGACACATCTGCATTTTCTGGATTGCACTGCGTGGTTGGCACCAGATTTTGCCATGCTTCCGTGAGGAACTGACACGGTAGTCCAGCGATGCTACACCTCACACGACATGCTCAAGTTCGGATGAAGCAACGCGGAGTACCTCGCGAATTCGTCGCCCTACTACTCCTCTTCGCAAAGCTGTTGCATTGTCGGGATGGCTTCAGCTTCCGGCTAACATGCAAGCAATCCCGTCAGATTCAGAGGCTTTTTCTCGACTGTGCTCCTGAAACAGGTACCGAAAGAGATTGTCCGAGCGCTCTGTCGACTCTTGGAATGGAAGGAGGACGAGGTTGAAGTTCTCCACCGAAAGATTGCAGCTTTGCTTCGCCAAAAAGGGGCCAAGCTTACTCAGCTATACCTCGTGGTCGGTTCTGACGGCTACATTGCCACCGTTGCTCATCGAATGTCCCGGCTGAAATACGACTAGGCCACAATAGTTGCAGTGGGTTCGTGGGGGATGATCCGGCAACTTTGGCTGCTTCCCACTCTTCTACTGTGTATTGCCGGAGAAGACTAATGCTGTGCTCAGCGACGCCGAGGAGGACTTCCTCGCCTACCCGGACGGCACATAGCATTGCCTTCGGCGTCATAGGCAGCTGGGCTAGCAGCCGAAACCGCGGCCCGTCTGTATTCCTTCCGCTCAGTGCCCACCGACGGATCCCATACGCGGCTGCTCCTAAAACTGCCTCCTAAAACTGCAAAGAAGCCTACCAAGGTCAGCACTGTGCGAATCAACATCCCCTCGTCCATCCTTTACCTCCGCAGGCCGTGCAACCGTTCTGCCGGTTCCACTAGAGTTGTAATCCGAATGCCGAAATGCTTGTCTATGACAACCACCTCCCCTTCGGCAATCTTCTTGCCGTTGACGAGCACATCTACAGGATCCGTGATGAGGCGCTCAAACTCTATGACTGAGCCACGTCCCAAGCGAAGGATATCGCGGATGAACATCATCGTGCGGCCGAGCTCCACTGATACTGGTAGCTGAATGCTGAAGAGAAGCTCTAGCTTGGGATCGTGCAGGAATTCTTCAGCTTTGAGTCCCCGTACTTCTCCACCCAGTTGAGCACTCTCCTGGGGGGTGAACCCCTCCTTTGGAGCTTCTCCACCAGTGGAGGGCTGTGCTGTCCCCGACTCAGGGATTTCTGGAGCGATAGACTCTTGCTCTGGCATTGTCCACTACCCTCACATGATCTCGCTCGGATCGATTGGGCGTACAATCTGAACAGCCCGTCGGCCAGTGACACTGCCTGGCCGCACCCACAGCTTAGGCTGCTCCTGAATGAAGAGCATCAACAAGTCTGTCGTCTGTGTATCCAGCCGCAGAACATCTCCGACGCGAAGCTGCAGTAGCTCTTTGACAGTAATGGTAGCAGTGCCTAACTGTACAGCCACTTGCAGTGGCAGGGTCAGTAGGTGTCCCAAAATGGTAGCGCTATTGGCTTGCTGCTGCTCTGGGTGTGCAGCATGGGTGACTTGTTGGCGTTCCAAGCGGCTCAGGACATCTTCTAACGCGAATGTCGGATAGCAGAGGCTCATCATGTAAGAATGAATCCCAATGGAGACTAACGACGACCACAATTTCAGAAGCAGAAGCAATTTGAACGAAGTCGGGCTCCGTCTCCATTCGGACCAGACGAAACTCCAAAGGCGCTGTCGGTGCCCAGCTCTCTTCCAGCACACGACACATGTGCTCTACTACCCCTTTGAGCACCGCCTGTTCAATGGGCGTAATAGACCGCGTCTTTGGGGGCGGAGTGATGCCCTCCCCACCAAGCAGACGCTCTACAATGACTAATGCCAACTGCTGGCTCAGTTCCAAAATGATGTGTTGCTGAGAGCCCCCAACCTCTGCCACATACAGGCAACCCGGACGAGGTAATGACAACAAGTACTCGGAGTAGAAGAGCTGGTCTACGGAGGTCACGCTCAATGAGGCCAGGGCTTGGAGCCGAGACAGTAAGTGGTAAGCCACCGTCTCAGCGAATGACTCGTGGATAGACTGGAGCGATCGCAGTTGGGCTTTAGAGATACGGTTAGGGCGACGGAAGTCATAGGGGAGGACTTGCTTAGGGGCTTCCTGGAGTAAGGATTCCACTTCTACCATCCCGCTAGAGACGACAAGAGGGCATCGATCTCTTGCTGACTCAGCACTGGCGGCATTCTGGAGGTAGCTTACTGGATAACAAACTTGGAGAAGTAGACATTTCGCAGGTGAATCTCCGGCAGGAGTAGTTCCAGCTCCTGGCGGATTCGCATCCTTAGGCTATCCCGGATCCCTACTGTCTGGAGTTCCTCTACCGAGTACGAGGACACGACCGACATGATGCGGTCACGGACGGGAATCATCAGCTCCCGACGGAGACGCTCTCCCTCCTTAGGATTTGCAACTTCTAGGCCAAGTGCCACGAGAACGTAGCGAGAAGAGGAGCCACGCGGGTTGACGACCAGATCGTCTACTGGCACAATCACTCCGGTTGGGACGTTGGCTGTAGCCTCAGCTGTGATCTCTTTGTGGCCATGCTGCTGGAGGGATTGTCCCGATGGTGGAGTCACAAACGTTCGGAGGACTACCACCAAGACCACTACCTGCAGCGCTACTGCTCCGCCCATCAGCCCGATAATCACAGGAAGGCTAAGTCTTTTGGAGCTCCCCTCCTTGCTCTCAACCTTCGATCCCGCCATGGCCGCCATGGGTGTCACACACTGGTACCACGTGTTACATTATCGGACGTCCTGCGGAGAGCCTAAGGGGTAGACCGAAGGACGCCCAATGCTATGGTACTCAAAGCCAAGGCGCAGCATCTCTGGAGGGGAGAAGAGATTGCGTCCGTCAAAGATGATGGCCTGCCGGAGGCAACGCCGGAGGTGATGGAAATCCGGGTTGCGAAATTCTGCCCACTCTGTAGCAATGATGAGGGCATCAGCCCCTTCCGCACATTCGTAAGCCGATGAAGTGTAAGTGAGTCTCTCTCCGTAGAGCCGACGAAGGTTGTCAAGCGCCTGTGGATCGTAGACCCGAATCTGCCCCCCATCCTGCAGCAACGCATCAATCACGTACAGTGCTGGAGCCTCGCGGATATCGTCCGTATTTGGCTTGAAGGCGACTCCCCAGAGGGCAAGCACTCTACCGTCGATGGACCCGAATCGACGACGAATCTTCTCAACAAAGCGCCGGAGCTGCCGCTCATTAACCCTCGCCACTGCCGGAATCAGCTCCAAGGGGACCTCCACCGAACGCGCCGATTGCACCAGAGCGCGGATATCCTTCGGTAGGCAGCTTCCTCCATATCCCAAGCCAGCAAAGAGGTACCGCTTTCCAATTCGGCTATCGGCTCCCATTCCGAGACGGACCTGTTCTATGTCCGCTCCAATCGCCTCACAGTATGCCGATAGCTCATTCATGAACGACACACGCATCGCCAGAAAGGCATTTGAAGCGTACTTGACAACCTCAGCGCTGGTCTCATCCATCACATAGATCGGGTTGCCAGTCCGCACAAAGGGTTCGTAGAGGGTCCGCAACACCGTAGCAGCCCAGGGATCACGAGTACCGATGATGACCCGCTCTGGCTTCATGAAGTTCTCTACGGCAGAACCCTGGCTAAGGAATTCAGGGTTGGAAGCGACGGTGATCTGGACAGTGGGAAGCTCTCGGTGGAAGAGCTCTGCCAATTGCCGTGTTGTTCCGGGAGGTACTGTACTCTTCGTCACCAGCAAGCGGCGCCCCTCCGGTGGGAACTGCCGGTAGTACTCTATGAGCTCCCGAGCTACAGCGAAGACACGCCGAACATCTGCAGAGCCATCTTCCTGCGAAGGGGTCGGCAAGCACAGCATGAGAACATCACAGTTGGCGGCTGCTTCGGATAATTCGGTGGTGAAGCTAACGCGCTGCTTCTGTAGGTTTCTGCTCAACAAGGCCTGAAGGCCAGGCTCGTAGAAAGGGATTTCACCACTCCGTAGGCGTTCAATCTTCGCAGCATCCACGTCGACACAGATGACTTCGTTCCCCGTCTCAGCAAAACAGAGTCCCGTAACCAGACCTACGTATCCCGTGCCGATAATCCCAACTCGGTACATCAGAGGCTCTTCATCGTCAGGCTATTCCAGCTCAAAGGCAAAGGTGATAATGCCGACCATCTCCATCTGGGTCGGCAGGGGATTGAAACGCCACTGACGCAGCGCCTCTACAGCCACCCGCTCCAGCACCGGATCCGTGCGCTGGACAGGGATGATCGTTCCGACAGTACCATCAGGCAGCACAGTAAACCGCAGACGCACTCTCCCTCCAACGTTGTGTCCCCGCGGGTACTGCGGCAAAACCCTGTAGACCACAATTCGGTTACCCCCACCTCCCCACTGAATATCGAACCCTAAACCTCGGCCACTCCCACTGCCCTGGAGCCCTAGTCCAGAGCCTTCAGCCGACCTTTCTGGGACACCGGCTGCCCCTCCCGATTCTCCCGGCGAGTTCGTAGCAGCCTTCGTCGTCTCTGGAACAGGTCGTGGTATGGCATGCACGGACTCCGTGACACCCCCGGCTCTCTGTGTGGAACGAGAGGCTATCTGAGCATCCTCCAACGGAGAGCGCGCTGGCCGTGCCCTCCGCGCCGCACCTTCTGGCGATAGACTACCACCGGCTGGTTTTTCGCCTTCACCCCACCCAAGGGTCAAGAGCTCCACGGGAATGCTGCGAGCCTCGAGCTGTCGTGGAGGCTCAGGAATCCATCGTACGTTGAGCATGAGGAGGAAGATGCAGATATGCAGCAGGAGCGACAGCAGAAAGGCACGGGCAGTGATGCGGTCCCAGGGGATGCGTACGGTCAGAACGGTCGTCCGCTCGTAAGAGGTATGCATCTTCATTCACTGGACCCTCACAATCCAGGCATTCGTAGCTCCGAAGCGCAGAGCTGCTTGCTCAGCTTGTAGACGAGTTGCATACGGCCCAAAGCGTACGCGCCACCACGTCTGTCCTCGAATGTTCACGGCACTGACCACAACGGCTGGAGCTCCTTGTCGGCGGAGGTACTCTGCCACTTCCTTGGCATCATCCAGGGAAGGCGAGGCATAGACTTGGACAGCATACCAATCCTGGGACTCTCCTCGTGCTAGCGGAGCTGGAAGATGCTGAGGTGCTTTTCGTAACACCACTGTCGTAGCTCTCATAGGTCTAGGGCTTTTGGGGCTTGGTGGTTGATTTGTTTTTGCTGACTGTGTTGTTGTTGGGAGACCAGTTTGCAATAACGGCGAAAAGACCTCGACCCTCACAGGATCTACCCACACCACCTCTCGAAATGGAGCATCCACCGAATGCTGTTGCCCGTACTGCTGTCCAATCCCCTTGGGCTCCACCTCCCCGAGCTCTGTTCCTCCGAGAAGCACAACATCCCATCGGCGCGCCGTTCCGAGGTGCCAGAGAAGAGCTCCTCCACCCAGGACAAGGAGCACGAGGAGGAGGTCTACGAGCACAGCACGACGTGACTGTGCACCCTTGCGCGGCTTTGATGTAATGGCTGGTGGTGTTGTCGGTAATTCCTTCTGTGCAACGAGCAGTTGGAGCTGAGAAGGATGTTTCGGTAGCTCCCCAAGGTCTATCTCTACAGGCGCAGCACTGTGGGACACTGGCTTGCTCGGAGGTACAGGTATTCCAGCCACAGAACGCGCTCGATGTCGCTGTGCTGAACGCTGGAGCTCTTCCTCTAAGATTCGGCGGAGCTCCTCATCAAGCCGCAGTACCTCTTCGGGCGACAATTCGCTGCCATGTGTGAAGAAACCACCTGCACCCTGGTCTACATCCTGGGATTGCCACGGAAGGCTTCCTGGGTAGGGAGCGCTCTCCAGCAAAAAGCTCTCCCGATCTGTTTCGGGCTCGAACCCTGTTGCTTCCTCTGGCCGGTAGTCCTGCTTCATTGCCATACCCACCGCAGCGTTGCACCAACGAAGATGCCACGTTCTGGGTAGCCCTGCCACTGCACAATCTCGGCATTGAGGGCATTGTCCGCGAACAGGGTCAGCTGCAATCTTGGCACGATTGTATACCGAAGCTCACCCCACAATCGAACGTATGCGGCCAACTCCCTGTCGGGAGCTACCTGTCGTGAACCTACAATCTCTATGCCAAGAGTGCTCCACAGTCCCGCGCGCCATTGCCGATCGTACCGCGCTCGGAGCTGGAGAGGAGCGTAGTATGCTACGAACCCTTGTGTGTGTGCTCTGGCACGGCCAAGCAGCACTGACCCGCCAGCGAAGTTAGCGTCGGAAAGCTGCGCAAGCCCATGGGCTGTTAGTTCTACTACCTCTACAGGGAGTGCCCAAAGAAGGAATCCTACGCTATCGGGACGCCAGCTCCACCATCGTCTCACTGAACGAGCCCGTGCTGAGACTTCCATACTCCAAAGAGCCGACGGACTCCACTCCGCCCCTATGCTAACCCCCAGACGTTCATGTGGAAAAGTCGGCATGCTGTTTGTGCTAGCGTATGGATTCGTCTGCCATATCTCCCGCCATCCCCCTGGGTGGATACGTGACCACCCTCTCGCCAACACTCGCCAGCCTTCACTAAGCCGGTATTGCACTGTGCCCTCTAAGACCGGGAAGAAGAAGGAAGCTCCTGTGTATGCTCTCGCTAGCTGTATCCCCACAACTCCCTGGAGGTACAGGGTTGCCTGAGGTGCCCATGCTGCTGCAAGGCCAAACTCGCTGAAGATTTGCGTCTCCTCCCCCCATAGTCGCAGATCCAGTAGGCTTCGAATCCCAACGTTCGAAACCGATGCTGAAGGGTAGACCGCCTGGACCTCTACCTGAAGCTGCTGCTCACTTTGCCCTACGCTGGCCTGGGAGAGCGAACTCATAAACAACTCTGCCCCAACTCGGTACCGCAAATCCTCTATCCTACCCCCGAGTTCCCCTCCCCCACCGAAACGGAGCAGTGACCGGCGCACTGGAAGAGAGTCCCCGAAGAGGCGATAGCGATTCCAGTGAGCTGAGAAGTCTACCGTAGCAGCTGCATTCTGAAAGAACCACAACGCTGACGGTAAGCGGAACTGCGCCTGTCCCCTGAGCAATACACTAGTTGAATCCGCGAATGCTACGTGTCCTGCAGTAGTACTCCCATCAACTGCAGCTATTACTTTCCCTTCGCGAAGCCCCCACTGGCTAAAAGCTTTAATGCCAATGGTCGTATACTGCCCTAGCCTCCCCTCAACGAAGCTGTGGACGGTCGAGGGCAGAGTAAGAGCGTTTGGGAGTTCCGGCTTTGGAAAGAACTCCATGAGGGTATGCTTTGCAGTCGGGTTGAGCGTGTCCAGAAGTTGCCGTGGAAGGGGATTCGGAGGTGCAGGTGGTTGTTTAGCCCCGCCTGGGATACGGCGCTCCTCCTGTCCGACGATCACAACCTCCGGAAGCTCGAGCGGCGGAGGCACCTGGGCAAATAGCACCAGTCCCAATACCAGCATTCCCCAAAAGCCCAACAGCAGACGCATCACGGGTTCCTCCGCTGCATTCGGTTGAGACGACTCCGTGCAATCCGACCGTACTCATCGTTTGGACGAAGGGTCAACAAGACGCGGTAGAGCTCCATGGCCGCTTGTGGGTTCCTCATCTGCTCGTAGCACTCTCCGGCCTGTAGGAGGCTGAGGGAGTACCAGTTTTCTTTTCCTTGGTGGCTGGTTTGGAGTTGGCGGAATGCAATAACGGCACTATCGCACCGCCCTTCTCGCATCCACGCTTCCCCGACGTAGTAGAGGGCTTCCGCCCCCAAGTCATCGCTCCGCAGCGCTAACGGTGTTAGGTAGCTCCGCACAGAGTCATACCGTTCGCGGCTCCGCCAGTAGAGTGCCACTTGATACCGTGCTTGGGCAGAGACTTCCGTAGTCGGATACTCCGCAATGGCTCGATGCCAGAAGCCCAGCGCAGCCATGGTGTCGCCACGTACATACGCCAACGTCCCACGACGGAAGACTGCCTCCGCACGTTGTACACTGTCTCCCTTCTGCTCCACGCGCTGGTACAGCCGATCA
This window encodes:
- the fliN gene encoding flagellar motor switch protein FliN; translation: MPEQESIAPEIPESGTAQPSTGGEAPKEGFTPQESAQLGGEVRGLKAEEFLHDPKLELLFSIQLPVSVELGRTMMFIRDILRLGRGSVIEFERLITDPVDVLVNGKKIAEGEVVVIDKHFGIRITTLVEPAERLHGLRR
- a CDS encoding FliM/FliN family flagellar motor switch protein encodes the protein MSLCYPTFALEDVLSRLERQQVTHAAHPEQQQANSATILGHLLTLPLQVAVQLGTATITVKELLQLRVGDVLRLDTQTTDLLMLFIQEQPKLWVRPGSVTGRRAVQIVRPIDPSEIM
- a CDS encoding flagellar basal body-associated FliL family protein yields the protein MAGSKVESKEGSSKRLSLPVIIGLMGGAVALQVVVLVVVLRTFVTPPSGQSLQQHGHKEITAEATANVPTGVIVPVDDLVVNPRGSSSRYVLVALGLEVANPKEGERLRRELMIPVRDRIMSVVSSYSVEELQTVGIRDSLRMRIRQELELLLPEIHLRNVYFSKFVIQ
- a CDS encoding UDP-glucose/GDP-mannose dehydrogenase family protein — translated: MYRVGIIGTGYVGLVTGLCFAETGNEVICVDVDAAKIERLRSGEIPFYEPGLQALLSRNLQKQRVSFTTELSEAAANCDVLMLCLPTPSQEDGSADVRRVFAVARELIEYYRQFPPEGRRLLVTKSTVPPGTTRQLAELFHRELPTVQITVASNPEFLSQGSAVENFMKPERVIIGTRDPWAATVLRTLYEPFVRTGNPIYVMDETSAEVVKYASNAFLAMRVSFMNELSAYCEAIGADIEQVRLGMGADSRIGKRYLFAGLGYGGSCLPKDIRALVQSARSVEVPLELIPAVARVNERQLRRFVEKIRRRFGSIDGRVLALWGVAFKPNTDDIREAPALYVIDALLQDGGQIRVYDPQALDNLRRLYGERLTYTSSAYECAEGADALIIATEWAEFRNPDFHHLRRCLRQAIIFDGRNLFSPPEMLRLGFEYHSIGRPSVYPLGSPQDVR
- a CDS encoding TonB family protein, with product MKMHTSYERTTVLTVRIPWDRITARAFLLSLLLHICIFLLMLNVRWIPEPPRQLEARSIPVELLTLGWGEGEKPAGGSLSPEGAARRARPARSPLEDAQIASRSTQRAGGVTESVHAIPRPVPETTKAATNSPGESGGAAGVPERSAEGSGLGLQGSGSGRGLGFDIQWGGGGNRIVVYRVLPQYPRGHNVGGRVRLRFTVLPDGTVGTIIPVQRTDPVLERVAVEALRQWRFNPLPTQMEMVGIITFAFELE
- a CDS encoding SPOR domain-containing protein, whose translation is MKQDYRPEEATGFEPETDRESFLLESAPYPGSLPWQSQDVDQGAGGFFTHGSELSPEEVLRLDEELRRILEEELQRSAQRHRARSVAGIPVPPSKPVSHSAAPVEIDLGELPKHPSQLQLLVAQKELPTTPPAITSKPRKGAQSRRAVLVDLLLVLLVLGGGALLWHLGTARRWDVVLLGGTELGEVEPKGIGQQYGQQHSVDAPFREVVWVDPVRVEVFSPLLQTGLPTTTQSAKTNQPPSPKSPRPMRATTVVLRKAPQHLPAPLARGESQDWYAVQVYASPSLDDAKEVAEYLRRQGAPAVVVSAVNIRGQTWWRVRFGPYATRLQAEQAALRFGATNAWIVRVQ